From the genome of Cedecea lapagei, one region includes:
- the uhpA gene encoding transcriptional regulator UhpA: MIAIALIDDHLIVRSGFAQLLGLEADFQVVAEFGSGREALAGLPGQGVQVCICDISMPDISGLELLSQLPKGMAIIMLSVHDSPALVEQALNGGARGFLSKRCSPDELIAAVHTVATGGCYLTPDIAMKLAAGRQDPLTKRERQVAEKLAQGMAVKEIATELGLSPKTVHVHRANLMEKLDVSNDVALARRLFDGW; encoded by the coding sequence ATGATCGCCATCGCCCTTATCGACGACCACCTTATCGTCCGCTCCGGTTTTGCCCAACTGCTTGGGCTGGAGGCGGATTTTCAGGTAGTGGCTGAATTTGGCTCCGGGCGCGAGGCGCTGGCCGGTCTGCCGGGGCAGGGCGTACAGGTCTGTATCTGCGATATCTCGATGCCGGACATCTCCGGCCTGGAACTGCTCAGCCAGTTACCGAAAGGCATGGCAATAATCATGCTGTCGGTGCACGACAGCCCGGCGCTGGTTGAGCAGGCGCTGAACGGCGGCGCGCGGGGCTTCCTGTCAAAACGCTGCAGCCCGGACGAACTGATTGCCGCCGTGCATACCGTGGCGACGGGCGGCTGCTATTTAACGCCGGATATCGCCATGAAGCTGGCCGCCGGGCGGCAGGATCCGCTGACAAAGCGTGAGCGTCAGGTGGCGGAAAAACTGGCGCAGGGCATGGCGGTAAAAGAGATTGCCACCGAGCTGGGGCTTTCACCAAAGACGGTCCACGTTCACCGCGCTAACCTGATGGAAAAGCTCGACGTCAGCAACGATGTGGCGCTGGCCCGACGCCTGTTTGACGGTTGGTAA
- the uhpB gene encoding signal transduction histidine-protein kinase/phosphatase UhpB, which produces MRHFFSRLIAVIACFFIFSAGWFCLWSISLHLVERPELAVLLFPFGLRLGLMLQCPRGYWPVLLGAEWLMLAWLAQEVALAHLPLLMAGGVLTLLPVALISRYRHQRDWRTLLRQGAALIAAALLQSLPWLGLGHESLNALLLTLTGGLTLAPICLVIWHYLTSTVWQPLGPALVSQPVNWRGRHLIWYLLLFAVSLWLQLGLPAELSRFTPFCLALPIIALAWHYGWQGALIATLMNAIALIASQTWHDHPVDLLLSLLAQSLTGLLLGAGIQRLRELNQSLQTELARNRRLAERLLETEESVRREVARELHDDIGQTITAIRTQAGIVQRQAPENDGVKRSGAHIEQLSLGVYDSVRRLLGRLRPRQLDDLSLEQAVRSLLREMELESRGIVSHLEWKIDEPLLSEGQRVTLFRVCQEGLNNIVKHASASAVTLQGWQQEERLMLVIEDDGSGLPPGSGQQGFGLTGMRERVTALGGTLTISCTHGTRVSVSLPLRYV; this is translated from the coding sequence ATGCGGCACTTTTTCTCCCGGCTGATCGCCGTTATCGCCTGTTTTTTTATCTTCTCCGCCGGCTGGTTTTGCCTGTGGAGCATTAGCCTGCATCTGGTGGAACGACCTGAGCTGGCGGTTCTGCTGTTTCCCTTCGGGCTGCGCTTAGGGCTGATGCTGCAATGCCCGCGCGGCTACTGGCCGGTGCTGCTGGGCGCCGAGTGGTTAATGCTTGCCTGGCTTGCGCAGGAGGTGGCGCTGGCGCACCTGCCGCTGTTAATGGCCGGCGGCGTGCTCACCTTGCTGCCGGTGGCGCTTATCTCCCGCTATCGCCATCAGCGCGACTGGCGAACCCTGCTGCGACAAGGGGCTGCGCTTATCGCTGCGGCACTTCTCCAGTCGCTGCCGTGGCTCGGGCTGGGACATGAATCGCTGAATGCGCTGCTGCTGACGCTGACCGGCGGCCTGACGCTGGCGCCCATCTGTCTGGTTATCTGGCACTATCTGACCAGCACGGTCTGGCAGCCGCTTGGCCCGGCGCTGGTCTCTCAGCCGGTCAACTGGCGTGGACGCCATCTGATTTGGTATCTGCTGCTGTTCGCCGTCAGCCTCTGGCTGCAGCTGGGGTTGCCCGCCGAGCTTTCTCGTTTTACGCCGTTCTGCCTTGCGCTGCCGATCATCGCCCTGGCCTGGCACTATGGCTGGCAGGGGGCGCTGATCGCCACTCTGATGAACGCCATCGCCCTGATAGCCAGCCAGACCTGGCACGATCACCCCGTGGATCTGCTGCTCTCACTGCTGGCGCAAAGCCTGACCGGGCTGTTGCTGGGGGCGGGTATTCAGCGTCTTCGCGAGCTTAACCAGTCGCTGCAAACCGAACTTGCGCGTAACCGCCGGCTTGCCGAGCGGCTGCTGGAAACCGAAGAGAGCGTGCGGCGTGAAGTTGCTCGTGAACTCCATGACGATATTGGGCAGACGATTACGGCGATCCGCACTCAGGCCGGGATCGTGCAGCGTCAGGCCCCGGAAAACGATGGCGTAAAGCGCAGCGGGGCGCATATCGAACAGCTTTCGCTGGGCGTTTATGATTCGGTGCGACGTCTGCTCGGCAGGCTGCGTCCGCGTCAGCTCGACGACCTGTCGCTTGAGCAGGCGGTGCGTTCCCTGCTGCGCGAAATGGAGCTGGAAAGCCGGGGCATCGTCAGCCACTTAGAGTGGAAAATCGATGAGCCGCTGCTTAGCGAAGGGCAGCGCGTGACGCTGTTCCGCGTCTGCCAGGAGGGGCTCAACAACATCGTGAAGCACGCCAGCGCCAGCGCGGTTACGCTGCAGGGCTGGCAGCAGGAGGAGCGGCTGATGCTGGTGATCGAGGATGACGGCAGCGGCCTGCCGCCGGGCTCAGGCCAGCAGGGCTTTGGCCTGACTGGCATGCGTGAGCGCGTCACGGCGCTGGGCGGCACGCTGACTATCTCCTGTACTCACGGCACTCGCGTCAGCGTCAGCCTGCCATTGCGCTATGTCTAA
- the uhpC gene encoding MFS transporter → MFSFLKVPASAAPLSDKREIDARYRYWRRHILITIWLGYALFYFTRKSFNAAAPEILATGVMERTDIGLLATLFYITYGLSKFLSGIVSDFSNARYFMGLGLIATGVVNILFGFSTSLWAFALLWALNAFFQGWGSPVCARLLTAWYSRSERGGWWAVWNTAHNVGGALIPIVMGAAALHYGWRIGMMIAGGLAILAGLFLCWRLRDRPQTVGLPAVGDWQHDELEIAQQQEGAGLTRKEILYKYVLVNPYIWLLSLCYVLVYVVRAAINDWGNLYMSETLGVGLVTANSAVTMFELGGFIGALVAGWGSDKLFNGNRGPMNLIFAAGILLSVGSLWLMPFASYVMQAACFFTTGFFVFGPQMLIGMAAAECSHKEAAGAATGFVGLFAYLGASLSGWPLARVIDIWHWSGFFAVIAIAAGISALLLLPFLNAQAPREANEA, encoded by the coding sequence ATGTTCAGTTTTCTAAAAGTACCCGCCAGTGCCGCGCCGCTTAGCGATAAGCGTGAGATTGATGCCCGCTACCGCTACTGGCGGCGGCATATTCTGATAACCATCTGGCTGGGCTATGCGCTGTTCTACTTCACCCGCAAAAGCTTTAACGCCGCGGCGCCGGAGATCCTCGCCACCGGCGTGATGGAGCGTACCGACATTGGCCTGCTGGCGACGCTGTTTTACATCACCTACGGGCTGTCGAAGTTCCTCTCCGGGATCGTCAGCGACTTCTCCAATGCTCGCTATTTTATGGGGCTGGGGCTGATTGCTACCGGGGTTGTGAACATCCTGTTCGGCTTTTCGACCTCGCTGTGGGCGTTTGCTCTGTTGTGGGCGCTGAACGCCTTTTTCCAGGGCTGGGGATCGCCGGTCTGCGCCAGGCTGCTGACGGCGTGGTATTCCCGCAGCGAACGGGGCGGCTGGTGGGCGGTATGGAACACGGCCCACAACGTTGGCGGCGCGTTAATCCCCATCGTTATGGGCGCAGCGGCGCTGCATTACGGCTGGCGCATTGGGATGATGATTGCCGGAGGTCTGGCGATCCTTGCCGGATTATTCCTCTGCTGGCGACTGCGCGATCGACCGCAAACCGTGGGCCTGCCGGCGGTGGGCGACTGGCAGCATGACGAGCTGGAGATCGCCCAGCAGCAGGAAGGGGCAGGGCTGACGCGCAAAGAGATCCTCTACAAATACGTGCTGGTGAACCCTTATATCTGGCTGCTCTCCCTCTGCTACGTGCTGGTTTACGTGGTAAGGGCGGCGATCAACGACTGGGGCAATCTTTATATGTCGGAGACGCTCGGCGTCGGGCTTGTTACCGCTAACTCGGCGGTGACGATGTTTGAGCTGGGCGGGTTTATTGGTGCGCTGGTTGCGGGCTGGGGATCTGACAAGCTGTTCAACGGCAACCGTGGGCCGATGAACCTGATTTTCGCCGCCGGAATTTTGCTCTCCGTTGGCTCGCTGTGGCTAATGCCGTTCGCCAGCTACGTGATGCAGGCGGCGTGCTTCTTCACCACCGGATTCTTCGTCTTTGGCCCGCAGATGCTGATTGGTATGGCGGCGGCGGAGTGTTCACACAAAGAGGCGGCAGGCGCGGCAACCGGCTTTGTGGGGCTATTTGCCTACCTCGGTGCTTCGCTTTCCGGCTGGCCTCTGGCACGGGTAATCGACATCTGGCACTGGAGCGGTTTCTTCGCGGTGATTGCCATTGCGGCCGGAATATCGGCTTTGCTGCTGCTGCCGTTTTTAAACGCCCAGGCCCCGCGCGAGGCTAACGAAGCGTGA
- the uhpT gene encoding hexose-6-phosphate:phosphate antiporter — protein MLAFLNQVRKPTLDLPLEVRRKMWFKPFMQSYLVVFIGYLTMYLIRKNFNIAQNDMISTYGLSMTQLGMIGLGFSITYGVGKTLVSYYADGKNTKQFLPFMLILSAICMLGFSASMGSGSVSLFLMIAFYALSGFFQSTGGSCSYSTITKWTPRRKRGSYLGMWNISHNLGGAGAAGVALFGANYLFNGHVIGMFIFPSVIALIVGFIALRYGSDSPESYGLGTAEELFGEEVSEEDKEAEDNSMTKWQIFVEYVLKNKVIWLLCFSNIFLYVVRIGIDQWSTVYAFQELKLSKEVAIQGFTLFEVGALVGTLLWGWLSDLANGRRALVACVALALIIATLGVYQHASNQYVYLASLFALGFLVFGPQLLIGVAAVGFVPKKAIGAADGIKGTFAYLIGDSFAKLGLGMIADGTPVFGLTGWAGTFAALDAAAIGCIVLMAVVAVFEERKIRREKKIQQLNIA, from the coding sequence ATGCTGGCCTTCTTAAACCAGGTGCGTAAACCCACCCTGGATCTGCCGCTCGAAGTGCGGCGTAAAATGTGGTTCAAACCGTTTATGCAGTCGTACCTGGTGGTGTTTATTGGCTACCTGACGATGTACCTGATCCGCAAAAACTTCAACATCGCCCAGAACGACATGATCTCCACCTACGGGCTGAGCATGACGCAGCTGGGGATGATCGGCCTCGGCTTCTCAATCACCTACGGCGTCGGTAAAACGCTGGTGTCGTATTACGCGGACGGCAAAAACACCAAGCAGTTCCTGCCGTTTATGCTGATCCTTTCCGCCATCTGTATGCTCGGCTTCAGCGCCAGCATGGGCTCGGGTTCGGTTAGCCTGTTCCTGATGATTGCCTTCTACGCCCTGAGCGGCTTCTTCCAAAGCACCGGCGGGTCGTGCAGCTACTCCACCATCACCAAATGGACGCCACGCCGCAAGCGCGGTAGCTATCTGGGTATGTGGAACATCTCCCACAACCTCGGCGGCGCAGGCGCGGCAGGCGTTGCCCTGTTTGGCGCTAATTACCTGTTTAACGGCCACGTCATAGGGATGTTTATCTTCCCGTCCGTTATCGCGCTGATTGTCGGATTTATTGCCCTGCGCTACGGCAGCGACTCCCCTGAGTCCTACGGTCTCGGCACCGCCGAAGAGCTGTTTGGCGAAGAGGTCAGCGAAGAAGACAAAGAAGCCGAAGATAACTCGATGACAAAGTGGCAGATTTTTGTTGAGTACGTGCTGAAAAACAAAGTGATCTGGCTGCTGTGTTTCTCCAACATCTTCCTCTACGTGGTGCGTATCGGTATCGACCAGTGGTCTACCGTCTACGCGTTCCAGGAGCTGAAACTCTCCAAAGAGGTGGCGATTCAGGGCTTCACGCTGTTTGAAGTTGGGGCGCTGGTTGGCACGCTGCTGTGGGGCTGGCTCTCTGACCTCGCCAACGGTCGTCGTGCGCTGGTGGCCTGCGTGGCGCTGGCATTAATCATCGCTACGCTGGGCGTCTATCAGCATGCGAGCAACCAGTATGTTTACCTGGCTTCTCTGTTCGCACTTGGCTTCCTGGTCTTCGGACCGCAGCTGCTGATTGGCGTGGCCGCCGTGGGCTTTGTGCCTAAGAAAGCTATCGGCGCAGCCGACGGCATCAAAGGTACCTTCGCCTACCTGATCGGCGACAGCTTTGCCAAGCTGGGCCTGGGGATGATTGCCGACGGTACGCCAGTCTTTGGCCTGACCGGCTGGGCAGGGACTTTTGCCGCGCTGGATGCCGCCGCCATTGGCTGTATCGTGCTGATGGCCGTGGTTGCGGTCTTCGAAGAGCGCAAAATTCGCCGTGAGAAAAAGATCCAGCAGCTGAACATCGCCTGA
- a CDS encoding DUF1198 domain-containing protein — translation MIWIMLATLCVVFIVGFRVLTSDSRRAIRRLSERLGIDVVPVESMIDQMGKAQGDAFLQYLHRPDESHLQNAAQVMLIWQMVIVDGSDQNLQQWHRRLQKARLAAPVTDTQARLALGFLREMEPDKSEIQAFQMRYNGYFQPQDGVHWLH, via the coding sequence ATGATTTGGATTATGTTAGCCACGCTTTGCGTGGTGTTTATTGTAGGGTTTCGGGTACTCACCTCTGATTCACGCCGGGCAATTCGTCGGCTGAGTGAGCGGCTGGGGATCGATGTGGTGCCGGTTGAATCGATGATCGATCAGATGGGGAAAGCGCAGGGCGACGCGTTTTTGCAGTATCTGCACCGTCCGGATGAGTCTCACCTGCAAAATGCCGCGCAGGTTATGCTTATCTGGCAAATGGTGATTGTAGACGGCAGCGATCAGAATTTACAGCAGTGGCATCGTCGGCTGCAGAAGGCACGGCTGGCAGCGCCGGTGACCGATACCCAGGCTCGCCTGGCGTTAGGGTTCCTGCGTGAAATGGAGCCGGACAAGTCAGAGATTCAGGCTTTTCAGATGCGCTATAACGGCTATTTTCAGCCGCAGGACGGCGTGCACTGGCTGCACTGA
- a CDS encoding GNAT family N-acetyltransferase, with the protein MNTTAPVDVKLQLRRITAEDNSAIARVIRQVSAEYGLTADKGYTVADPNLDELFQLYSQPGHAYWVVEIDGEVVGGGGVAPLSCSEPDICELQKMYFLPVVRGKGLAKKLALQALEHARSQGFKRCYLETTAFLKEAIALYEHLGFEHISEALGCTGHVDCEVRMIKAL; encoded by the coding sequence ATGAACACCACAGCTCCGGTAGATGTGAAGCTCCAGCTGCGCCGGATAACTGCCGAAGACAATTCGGCTATCGCCCGGGTCATTCGCCAGGTTTCGGCCGAATACGGCCTGACGGCCGACAAAGGCTATACCGTCGCTGACCCGAACCTTGATGAGCTGTTTCAGCTCTACAGCCAGCCTGGCCATGCGTACTGGGTGGTGGAGATCGACGGCGAAGTGGTGGGAGGCGGCGGCGTTGCGCCGTTATCGTGTAGCGAGCCGGATATTTGCGAGCTGCAGAAGATGTATTTCCTGCCGGTGGTGCGCGGCAAAGGCTTAGCCAAGAAGCTGGCGCTGCAGGCGCTTGAGCACGCACGCAGTCAGGGCTTTAAGCGCTGCTATCTTGAAACCACGGCGTTTCTGAAAGAGGCCATCGCGCTGTACGAGCACCTGGGCTTCGAGCATATTTCAGAGGCGCTCGGCTGCACCGGCCATGTGGATTGCGAAGTCAGAATGATCAAAGCGCTGTAA
- a CDS encoding valine--tRNA ligase, with product MEKTYNPQDIEQPLYEHWEQQGYFKPNGDTSQESFCIMIPPPNVTGSLHMGHAFQQTIMDTMIRYQRMQGKNTLWQAGTDHAGIATQMVVERKIAAEEGKTRHDYGRDAFIDKIWQWKAESGGTITRQMRRLGNSVDWERERFTMDEGLSNAVKEVFVRLYKEDLIYRGKRLVNWDPKLRTAISDLEVENRESKGSMWHLRYPLADGAKTADGKDYLIVATTRPETVLGDTGVAVNPEDPRYKDLIGKFVLLPLVNRRIPIVGDEHADMEKGTGCVKITPAHDFNDYEVGRRHALPMINILTFDGDIREAAEVFDTNGEESTVYASDIPAEFQNLERFAARKAVVAKFDEMGLLDEIKPHDLTVPYGDRGGVVIEPMLTDQWYVRTAPLAKVAVEAVEQGDIQFVPKQYENMYFSWMRDIQDWCISRQLWWGHRIPAWYDAEGNVYVGRNEAEVRAENNLGDDVALSQDEDVLDTWFSSGLWTFSTLGWPENTEALRTFHPTSVMVSGFDIIFFWIARMIMLTMHFIKDEDGKPQVPFKTVYMTGLIRDDEGQKMSKSKGNVIDPLDMVDGISLEDLLEKRTGNMMQPQLADKIRKRTEKQFPNGIEPHGTDALRFTLAALASTGRDINWDMKRLEGYRNFCNKLWNASRFVLMNTEEQDCGFNGGEKVLSLADRWILAEFNRTVKAYREALDSYRFDIAANILYEFTWNQFCDWYLELTKPVMNGGTEAELRGTRNTLVNVLEGLLRLAHPIIPFITETIWQRVKVLKGITADTIMLQAFPAYDASQVDEAAFADTEWLKDVITAVRNIRAEMNIAPSKRLDVLLRGCSEEAIRRVTENRTFLQNLARLESITLLPVDDKGPVSVTKIIDGAELLIPMAGLVDKAAEIERLAKEVAKIEIEIGKIEGKLSNEGFVARAPADVVAKERERLEGFADAKAKLIEQQAVIAAL from the coding sequence ATGGAAAAGACATATAACCCGCAAGATATCGAACAGCCGCTTTACGAGCACTGGGAACAGCAGGGCTACTTCAAACCGAATGGCGACACCAGCCAGGAAAGCTTCTGCATCATGATCCCGCCGCCGAACGTCACCGGCAGTTTGCATATGGGTCACGCCTTCCAGCAAACCATCATGGACACCATGATCCGTTACCAGCGCATGCAGGGCAAAAACACCCTGTGGCAGGCGGGCACCGACCACGCCGGTATCGCGACCCAGATGGTTGTAGAACGTAAAATCGCCGCCGAAGAGGGAAAAACCCGCCACGATTACGGCCGCGACGCGTTCATCGACAAAATCTGGCAGTGGAAGGCAGAGTCCGGCGGCACCATTACCCGTCAGATGCGTCGTCTCGGTAACTCCGTAGACTGGGAGCGCGAGCGTTTCACCATGGACGAAGGCCTGTCCAACGCGGTGAAAGAAGTGTTCGTCCGCCTTTATAAAGAAGATCTGATTTACCGCGGCAAGCGCCTGGTAAACTGGGACCCGAAACTGCGCACCGCGATTTCCGACCTCGAAGTTGAAAACCGCGAGTCCAAAGGCTCCATGTGGCATCTGCGCTACCCGCTGGCCGACGGCGCAAAAACCGCCGACGGTAAAGATTACCTGATCGTCGCTACCACTCGCCCGGAAACCGTACTCGGTGATACCGGCGTGGCCGTTAACCCGGAAGATCCGCGTTACAAAGATCTGATCGGTAAATTTGTGCTGCTGCCGCTGGTTAACCGCCGCATTCCAATCGTGGGCGACGAGCACGCGGACATGGAGAAAGGCACCGGCTGCGTGAAAATCACCCCGGCGCACGACTTTAACGACTACGAAGTTGGCCGTCGCCACGCGCTTCCTATGATCAACATTCTGACCTTCGACGGTGATATCCGCGAAGCGGCAGAAGTGTTCGACACCAACGGCGAAGAGTCCACCGTTTACGCCTCCGATATCCCGGCAGAATTCCAGAATCTGGAACGCTTTGCCGCGCGTAAAGCCGTGGTCGCGAAGTTCGACGAAATGGGCCTGCTGGACGAAATTAAACCGCACGATCTGACCGTTCCTTACGGCGACCGCGGCGGCGTGGTTATCGAGCCAATGCTGACCGACCAGTGGTACGTGCGTACCGCGCCGCTGGCGAAAGTCGCGGTAGAGGCCGTTGAGCAGGGCGATATCCAGTTCGTACCTAAGCAGTACGAAAACATGTACTTCTCCTGGATGCGCGATATTCAGGACTGGTGTATCTCCCGTCAGCTGTGGTGGGGTCACCGTATCCCGGCCTGGTACGATGCAGAAGGCAACGTCTACGTTGGCCGTAACGAAGCGGAAGTTCGCGCCGAAAACAACCTGGGCGACGACGTTGCGCTGAGCCAGGACGAAGACGTGCTGGACACCTGGTTCTCCTCAGGCCTGTGGACCTTCTCCACCCTGGGCTGGCCGGAGAACACCGAAGCGCTGCGCACCTTCCACCCGACCAGCGTAATGGTCAGCGGCTTCGACATTATCTTCTTCTGGATTGCGCGCATGATCATGCTGACCATGCACTTCATCAAAGATGAAGACGGCAAGCCGCAGGTGCCGTTTAAGACCGTCTATATGACCGGTCTTATTCGCGACGACGAAGGCCAGAAGATGTCCAAGTCCAAGGGCAACGTTATCGATCCGCTGGATATGGTGGACGGCATCTCGCTGGAAGATCTTCTGGAGAAACGCACCGGCAACATGATGCAGCCGCAGCTGGCAGACAAGATCCGCAAGCGCACCGAGAAACAATTCCCGAACGGCATCGAGCCGCACGGCACCGACGCCCTGCGCTTCACCCTGGCGGCGCTGGCCTCTACCGGCCGCGACATCAACTGGGATATGAAGCGCCTGGAAGGCTACCGCAACTTCTGTAACAAGCTCTGGAACGCTAGCCGCTTCGTGCTGATGAACACCGAAGAGCAGGATTGCGGCTTCAACGGCGGTGAAAAGGTGCTCTCTCTGGCCGATCGCTGGATCCTGGCCGAGTTCAACCGCACCGTGAAAGCGTACCGTGAAGCGCTGGACAGCTACCGCTTCGACATCGCCGCCAACATCCTGTACGAATTCACCTGGAACCAGTTCTGTGACTGGTATCTGGAGCTGACCAAGCCAGTGATGAACGGCGGCACGGAAGCGGAACTGCGCGGCACCCGTAACACGCTGGTGAACGTGCTGGAAGGCCTGCTGCGCCTTGCGCATCCGATCATTCCATTCATCACCGAAACCATCTGGCAGCGCGTCAAAGTGCTGAAGGGCATCACCGCAGATACCATTATGCTGCAGGCATTCCCGGCCTACGATGCGTCTCAGGTTGATGAAGCAGCCTTCGCCGACACCGAGTGGCTGAAGGATGTGATCACCGCGGTGCGCAACATTCGCGCCGAGATGAACATTGCGCCGAGCAAGCGTCTGGACGTGCTGCTGCGCGGCTGCAGCGAAGAGGCGATTCGTCGCGTTACCGAAAACCGCACCTTCCTGCAGAACCTGGCTCGCCTGGAAAGCATCACCCTGCTGCCTGTCGATGATAAAGGTCCGGTTTCCGTGACCAAGATTATCGATGGCGCAGAGCTGCTGATCCCGATGGCAGGTCTGGTTGATAAAGCCGCTGAGATTGAGCGTCTGGCAAAAGAAGTCGCTAAGATCGAAATCGAAATCGGCAAGATCGAAGGCAAGTTGTCCAACGAAGGCTTCGTGGCCCGTGCTCCGGCAGACGTTGTCGCCAAAGAGCGCGAGCGCCTGGAAGGCTTTGCCGACGCAAAAGCTAAGCTGATTGAACAGCAGGCCGTTATCGCCGCGCTGTAA
- a CDS encoding DNA polymerase III subunit chi, with amino-acid sequence MKNATFYLLDNDTHAEGLSAVEQLVCELAAEGFRAGKRVLIACENEQQAVRLDEALWQRDAQAFVPHNLAGEGPRYGAPVELAWPQRRGSAPRDLLISLLPHFADFATAFLEVVDFVPYEESQKQLARERYKAYRVAGFHLTTATYTPPGTT; translated from the coding sequence ATGAAAAACGCAACGTTTTACCTGCTGGATAACGACACGCACGCCGAAGGGCTCAGCGCCGTTGAACAGCTGGTGTGCGAGCTGGCTGCGGAGGGATTCCGTGCAGGTAAGCGGGTGCTGATAGCCTGTGAGAACGAGCAGCAGGCGGTTCGCCTGGATGAAGCGCTCTGGCAGCGAGACGCTCAGGCATTCGTTCCGCATAACCTGGCCGGCGAAGGCCCGCGCTACGGCGCACCGGTTGAGCTGGCATGGCCTCAGCGCCGGGGCAGCGCCCCACGCGATCTGCTGATTAGCCTGCTGCCGCACTTCGCAGATTTTGCCACCGCTTTCCTGGAAGTGGTAGACTTCGTACCTTACGAAGAATCCCAGAAACAACTGGCCCGCGAGCGCTATAAAGCGTACCGCGTTGCCGGTTTCCACTTGACTACGGCGACCTACACCCCGCCGGGAACGACATAG
- the pepA gene encoding leucyl aminopeptidase, whose translation MEFSVKSGSPEKQRSACIVVGVFEPRRLSPIAEQLDKISDGYISALLRRGELEGKPGQTLLLHHVPNVLSERILLIGCGKERELDERQYKQVIQKTINTLNDTGSMEAVCFLTELHVKGRNTYWKVRQAVETAKESLYSFDQLKTNKTEPRRPLRKMVFNVPTRRELTSGERAIQHGLAIASGIKAAKDLGNMPPNICNAAYLASQARQLADSFSKNVVTRVIGEQQMKELGMHSYLAVGEGSQNESLMSVIEYKGNASPDARPIVLVGKGLTFDSGGISIKPAEGMDEMKYDMCGAASVYGVMRMVAELNLPVNVIGVLAGCENMPGGRAYRPGDVLTTMSGQTVEVLNTDAEGRLVLCDVLTYVERFEPEVVIDVATLTGACVIALGHHITGLMSNHNPLAHELISASEQAGDRAWRLPMGDEYQEQLESNFADMANIGGRPGGAITAACFLSRFTRKYNWAHLDIAGTAWRSGKAKGATGRPVALLSQFLLNRSGFSGEE comes from the coding sequence ATGGAGTTCAGTGTAAAAAGCGGTAGCCCCGAGAAACAGCGTAGTGCCTGCATCGTTGTGGGAGTCTTTGAACCGCGTCGACTGTCCCCGATCGCAGAACAACTCGATAAAATCAGCGATGGCTACATCAGCGCGCTTCTGCGCCGTGGTGAGCTGGAAGGAAAACCAGGGCAAACCTTGTTGCTTCATCACGTGCCAAACGTGCTGTCTGAACGCATTCTGCTGATTGGCTGCGGCAAAGAGCGCGAGCTCGATGAGCGCCAGTACAAGCAGGTGATTCAGAAAACAATTAACACCCTTAACGACACCGGATCAATGGAAGCCGTCTGCTTCCTGACCGAGCTGCACGTCAAAGGCCGCAACACCTACTGGAAAGTGCGCCAGGCGGTTGAGACGGCGAAAGAGTCGCTGTACAGCTTCGATCAGCTGAAAACCAACAAAACCGAACCGCGCCGCCCGCTGCGTAAAATGGTCTTCAACGTGCCAACCCGCCGTGAGCTGACCAGCGGCGAGCGCGCTATTCAGCACGGTCTGGCGATCGCCTCCGGCATTAAAGCGGCGAAAGATCTCGGCAACATGCCGCCAAACATCTGTAACGCCGCTTACCTTGCCTCTCAGGCTCGTCAGCTGGCCGACTCGTTCAGCAAAAACGTGGTTACCCGCGTGATTGGCGAACAGCAGATGAAAGAGCTGGGCATGCACTCCTACCTCGCGGTAGGCGAAGGCTCGCAGAACGAATCGCTGATGTCGGTGATTGAATATAAAGGCAATGCGTCCCCGGATGCTCGCCCGATTGTGCTGGTCGGTAAAGGCCTGACCTTCGACTCCGGCGGTATCTCCATCAAGCCTGCCGAAGGCATGGATGAGATGAAGTATGACATGTGCGGCGCCGCTTCCGTTTACGGCGTAATGCGCATGGTGGCCGAGCTGAATCTGCCGGTGAACGTCATTGGCGTGCTTGCCGGCTGTGAAAACATGCCTGGCGGCCGTGCTTACCGTCCGGGTGACGTGCTGACAACCATGTCCGGCCAGACCGTTGAAGTGCTGAACACCGACGCCGAAGGCCGCCTGGTCCTGTGCGATGTGCTGACCTATGTGGAACGCTTCGAGCCGGAAGTGGTTATCGACGTCGCCACGCTGACCGGCGCCTGTGTGATTGCCCTCGGCCACCACATCACCGGCCTGATGTCTAACCACAACCCGCTGGCGCACGAGCTGATCAGCGCCTCGGAGCAGGCGGGCGATCGCGCATGGCGTCTGCCGATGGGTGACGAGTATCAGGAGCAGCTGGAGTCCAACTTTGCCGATATGGCAAACATTGGCGGCCGTCCTGGCGGTGCGATTACCGCAGCATGCTTCCTCTCCCGCTTTACCCGCAAGTACAACTGGGCTCACCTGGACATCGCCGGTACCGCATGGCGTTCCGGCAAGGCAAAAGGGGCTACCGGTCGTCCTGTCGCCCTGCTGTCTCAGTTCCTGCTCAACCGCTCCGGGTTTAGCGGCGAAGAGTAA